From a region of the Helianthus annuus cultivar XRQ/B chromosome 5, HanXRQr2.0-SUNRISE, whole genome shotgun sequence genome:
- the LOC110939138 gene encoding uncharacterized protein LOC110939138, whose protein sequence is MNKAMISFPCILKSNRCQTYETSEPYKYRLLHCRLHTHRNHLSFTPLHCLLLLSPELSKLVGEDEPAAGTSHLTPSSVSINNPPSLLAGTALVILAGEGDRRTPESPVTSHRRSPWNSPEKTTRPGNSLVHTLGTILIFSFQEIRNALQG, encoded by the exons ATGAACAAAGCCATGATTTCATTCCCATGCATTCTCAAATCAAACCGTTGCCAAACTTACGAGACGAGCGAACCTTATAAATACCGACTCCTTCACTGCCGACTTCACACCCACCGTAATCACCTCTCGTTCACACCTCTTCACTGCCTTCTTCTTCTTTCGCCGGAATTATCAAAGCTCGTCGGGGAAGACGAACCCGCCGCCGGAACCTCACACCTTACACCTTCTTCTGTTTCGATAAACAACCCACCGTCTCTACTCGCCGGAACCGCTCTTGTCATCCTCGCCGGAGAAGGAGACCGGAGAACTCCGGAGTCGCCGGTGACAAGCCACCGTCGGAGCCCTTGGAactcgccggagaagacgacTCGTCCG ggtaattctcttgtgcacacTCTTGGAACAATCCTCATATTCTctttccaagaaatacgcaacgcactccaag gttga